One genomic segment of Sebastes fasciatus isolate fSebFas1 chromosome 17, fSebFas1.pri, whole genome shotgun sequence includes these proteins:
- the nr1d2b gene encoding nuclear receptor subfamily 1 group D member 2b, giving the protein MESTKAGGVIAYISSSSSGSGSSPESCHSDSSNGSYQSSSPPHGSSPSRHQPGQRADPSLPTGSQNLPGTKKSGRASSTAKCGITKINGLVLLCKVCGDVASGFHYGVHACEGCKGFFRRSIQQNIQYKKCLKNESCPIMRINRNRCQQCRFKKCLMVGMSRDSVRFGRIPKREKQRMLLEMQSAMNNMMNNSQLHSQLQSSQTLPIGKPLPASATEPTSEDADPAPSSSTSSSSRSSQPDSSSDPEPTMAMDTSPSSASPGTSDSGEEEVIGSVTRAHQETFMYNQERSSLMAEAPPSHQAGPPNTGSAKNIPNLRTEECQDTWNHHNNHHNNLVTMAAQEPPTSSMGPQVQEVTTNNHCPFRLSRRAATSHCPAYTHGAFGASSSEGPAHGAYNGPLWRGGNRMHLVCPMNTSPHVDPHKSGHEVWEEFSHSFTPAVREVVEFAKKIPGFRDLSQHDQVSLLKAGTFEVLVVRFASLFDMKDRTVTFLGGKKYSVDTLRAMGAGDLLNSMFDFSEKLINLGLSEQEMSLFTAVVLVSADRSGIENVNSVEALQETLIRALRSLITKNHPNESAIFTKLLLKLPDLRSLNNMHSEELLAFKVHS; this is encoded by the exons ATGGAGTCAACCAAAGCTG GAGGTGTAATAGCCTACATCAGCTCGTCcagctctggctctggctctagCCCGGAGTCGTGCCACAGCGACTCCTCCAACGGCAGCTACCAGTCGTCCTCCCCGCCCCACGGCTCCTCGCCCAGCCGCCACCAGCCGGGTCAGCGGGCTGACCCCTCGCTCCCCACCGGCAGCCAAAACCTTCCAGGGACTAAGAAAAGCGGACGCGCCTCCTCCACTGCAAAATGTGGCATCACGA AAATCAACGGCCTGGTGCTGCTGTGTAAGGTGTGCGGCGACGTGGCCTCTGGCTTCCACTACGGCGTCCACGCCTGCGAGGGTTGTAAG GGCTTCTTCAGGAGGAGCATCCAGCAGAACATCCAGTATAAGAAGTGCCTTAAGAATGAGAGCTGCCCCATCATGAGGATCAACCGGAACCGCTGCCAGCAGTGCCGCTTCAAGAAATGCCTGATGGTCGGGATGTCCAGAGACT CTGTGCGCTTTGGCCGAATCCCCAAGCGTGAGAAACAGCGCATGCTGCTGGAGATGCAGAGTGCCATGAACAACATGATGAACAACAGTCAGCTGCACAGCCAGCTCCAAAGCAGCCAGACGCTACCTATCGGCAAACCTCTGCCAGCCAGTGCCACGGAACCTACCTCAGAGGATGCCGACCCCGCCCCCTCCAGCTCCACATCCTCCTCATCGCGCTCCAGCCAACCAGACTCCAGCTCTGACCCCGAACCCACAATGGCCATGGACACCAGCCCCAGCTCAGCCTCGCCCGGCACGTCGGACagcggggaggaggaggtgatcgGCTCCGTCACCAGGGCCCACCAGGAGACCTTCATGTACAACCAGGAGCGGAGCAGCCTGATGGCCGAGGCCCCGCCCAGCCATCAGGCGGGCCCCCCAAACACTGGCTCAGCCAAAAACATCCCCAACCTCCGGACAGAGGAGTGCCAGGACACCTGGAACCACCACAATAACCACCACAATAACCTGGTCACCATGGCAGCACAGGAGCCCCCCACCTCCAGCATGGGCCCCCAGGTTCAGGAGGTCACCACCAACAACCACTGCCCCTTCAGGCTGTCCAGGAGGGCCGCCACCAGCCACTGCCCAGCCTACACACACGGAGCTTTCGGAGCTTCGTCCTCAGAGGGCCCCGCCCACGGAGCCTACAACGGGCCCCTTTGGAGAGGAGGCAACCGAATGCATCTG GTTTGTCCGATGAACACCTCTCCTCACGTGGACCCTCACAAGTCCGGCCACGAGGTGTGGGAGGAGTTTTCCCACAGCTTCACCCCCGCCGTCAGGGAGGTGGTGGAGTTCGCCAAGAAGATCCCCGGCTTCAGAGACCTGTCCCAGCACGACCAGGTCAGCCTGCTGAAGGCTGGCACCTTTGAG GTGTTGGTGGTTCGCTTCGCTTCCCTCTTCGACATGAAGGACCGCACCGTCACCTTTCTGGGTGGGAAGAAGTACAGCGTGGACACTCTGAGGGCCATGGGGGCCGGGGACCTCCTCAACTCCATGTTTGACTTCAGTGAGAAGCTCATCAACCTGGGCCTCAGCGAGCAGGAGATGAGCCTCTTCACCGCCGTGGTTCTGGTCTCTGCAG ATCGCTCCGGCATCGAGAATGTGAACTCGGTGGAAGCCCTGCAGGAGACTCTGATCCGCGCCCTGCGAAGCCTCATCACCAAGAACCACCCCAACGAGTCGGCCATCTTCACCAAGCTGCTGCTCAAACTGCCCGACCTGCGCTCGCTCAACAACATGCACTCGGAGGAGCTGCTGGCCTTCAAGGTCCATTCCTGA